In Nocardioides cavernae, a single genomic region encodes these proteins:
- a CDS encoding ATP-binding cassette domain-containing protein: protein MVQPLLELRGVNKSFGVVHVLHDVDFAVYPGQVTALVGDNGAGKSTLVKIIAGIYGRDSGDYFFDGNKVEVHGPRDVAHLGVEVVYQDLALCDNLDIVQNMFLGREEKKGVGLDEITMESRARETLASLSVRTVKSVRQSVASLSGGQRQTVAIAKAVLWNSKVVLLDEPTAALGVAQTRQVLDLVRRLADRGLGVVLISHNMGDVFEVADRITALYLGRVAADVPAKDVNHSQVVELITAGRSGDLGISENPATASV, encoded by the coding sequence ATGGTTCAACCGCTGCTCGAGCTGCGCGGCGTCAACAAGAGCTTCGGCGTGGTGCACGTGCTGCACGACGTCGACTTCGCCGTCTACCCCGGACAGGTCACCGCCCTGGTCGGCGACAACGGCGCCGGCAAGTCCACGCTCGTCAAGATCATCGCCGGCATCTACGGCCGCGACAGCGGTGACTACTTCTTCGACGGCAACAAGGTCGAGGTGCACGGCCCGCGTGACGTGGCCCACCTCGGCGTCGAGGTCGTCTACCAGGACCTCGCCCTCTGCGACAACCTCGACATCGTCCAGAACATGTTCCTCGGCCGCGAGGAGAAGAAGGGCGTCGGCCTCGACGAGATCACCATGGAGTCGCGCGCCCGCGAGACCCTCGCGTCCCTCTCCGTGCGCACCGTGAAGTCGGTGCGCCAGAGCGTCGCCAGCCTCTCGGGCGGTCAGCGCCAGACGGTCGCGATCGCCAAGGCCGTGCTCTGGAACTCCAAGGTCGTCCTCCTCGACGAGCCCACCGCGGCCCTCGGCGTCGCCCAGACGCGCCAGGTGCTCGACCTCGTCCGCCGCCTCGCGGACCGCGGCCTCGGCGTCGTGCTGATCTCGCACAACATGGGCGACGTCTTCGAGGTCGCCGACCGGATCACCGCGCTCTACCTCGGCCGGGTGGCCGCCGACGTCCCCGCGAAGGACGTCAACCACAGCCAGGTCGTCGAGCTCATCACCGCCGGACGCTCCGGCGACCTCGGCATCTCCGAGAACCCCGCCACCGCGTCCGTCTGA
- a CDS encoding sugar ABC transporter substrate-binding protein, whose product MKRKHSLVLVPLLGLSMALTACGSDDSGSDDSDSGSDSSSSEATGKIGVILPDTESSVRWESADRPALEAAFDEAGVEYDIQNAEGDAERMTQIADTMIGNGVTVLAIVNLDSESGAAIQEKAKSQGVATIDYDRLTLGGSAEYYVSFDNTVVGELQGQGLADCLGDKKANIVFLNGSPTDNNATLFAEGAHSVLDGMSNYTVVGEQAVPDWDNEEAATIFQQLYTAADGKVDGVLAANDGLGGAAISILEGNGQAGKVPVTGQDATVEGLQNVLAGTQCMTVYKSATQEAGALADAAIALVNGEEAETTGTTVDSSDDSEVPSILLEPQSITKDNVGDVIDDGGQKAEDVCTGKFADLCTEAGIS is encoded by the coding sequence GTGAAGCGGAAGCACAGTTTGGTCCTCGTCCCCCTGCTCGGCCTGTCGATGGCACTGACCGCTTGTGGCAGCGACGACAGCGGCAGCGACGACAGCGACAGCGGGAGCGACAGCAGCAGCTCGGAGGCCACCGGCAAGATCGGCGTGATCCTGCCCGACACCGAGTCCTCGGTGCGCTGGGAGAGCGCGGACCGCCCCGCCCTCGAGGCGGCCTTCGACGAGGCAGGCGTCGAGTACGACATCCAGAACGCCGAGGGCGACGCCGAGCGGATGACGCAGATCGCCGACACGATGATCGGCAACGGCGTGACGGTCCTGGCGATCGTGAACCTCGACTCCGAGTCCGGTGCGGCCATCCAGGAGAAGGCCAAGTCCCAGGGCGTCGCCACGATCGACTACGACCGCCTCACCCTCGGCGGCTCGGCGGAGTACTACGTCTCCTTCGACAACACCGTCGTCGGCGAGCTGCAGGGGCAGGGCCTCGCGGACTGCCTCGGCGACAAGAAGGCCAACATCGTCTTCCTCAACGGCTCGCCCACAGACAACAACGCGACGCTCTTCGCCGAGGGTGCGCACAGCGTGCTCGACGGGATGAGCAACTACACCGTCGTCGGTGAGCAGGCCGTCCCGGACTGGGACAACGAGGAGGCCGCCACGATCTTCCAGCAGCTCTACACCGCTGCTGACGGCAAGGTCGACGGCGTGCTCGCCGCCAACGACGGTCTCGGTGGCGCGGCCATCAGCATCCTCGAGGGCAACGGCCAGGCCGGCAAGGTCCCGGTCACCGGCCAGGACGCCACCGTCGAGGGCCTGCAGAACGTGCTCGCCGGCACCCAGTGCATGACGGTCTACAAGTCCGCCACGCAGGAGGCCGGTGCGCTGGCCGACGCCGCCATCGCGCTGGTCAACGGCGAGGAGGCCGAGACCACCGGCACCACGGTCGACTCCTCCGACGACAGCGAGGTCCCCTCGATCCTGCTCGAGCCGCAGTCCATCACCAAGGACAACGTCGGAGACGTGATCGACGACGGTGGCCAGAAGGCCGAGGACGTGTGCACCGGCAAGTTCGCCGACCTGTGCACCGAGGCCGGGATCTCCTGA
- the aceB gene encoding malate synthase A, whose protein sequence is MTGLDVSAPPVPRSEEVLTPEALAFVADLDAQFHERRDELLAARRSRREEIARTGRLDFLPATADVRAGDWTVAPVPADLRDRRVEITGPTDPKMAINALNSGARVWLADLEDANTPHWRNVVGGQLTLRDAVRGRLAFTSPEGKEYAVADPASTPVVLPRPRGWHFDEAHLTADGRPVVAALVDFGLHFFHNARELLAAGSGPYYYLPKMESHLEARLWDDVFTHAEAALGVPHGSVRATVLIETITAAFEMDEILHELRDHAAGLNAGRWDYLFSIIKNFRDAGPGFTLPDRNAVTMAAPMMTAYSDLLVQTCHRRGAFAIGGMAAFIPSRRDAEVNERAFAKVREDKTREARAGFDGSWVAHPDLVPLCEEVFDAVLDERDNQLDVLRDDVAVSAADLLAVGETPGERTEAGLRGNVRIGMQYLHAWLSGNGAAGIDNLMEDAATAEISRSQVWQWVHNGATLASGEAITRELVERLVAEEHEALGGAVDDDARRLFVDCALGEDFPDFLTLQAYDVLLARGD, encoded by the coding sequence ATGACCGGCCTCGACGTGTCCGCCCCGCCCGTGCCGAGGTCCGAGGAGGTGCTCACCCCCGAGGCGCTCGCCTTCGTGGCCGACCTCGACGCCCAGTTCCACGAGCGTCGCGACGAGCTGCTCGCGGCCCGTCGGAGCCGGCGCGAAGAGATCGCCCGGACCGGCCGCCTCGACTTCCTGCCCGCGACCGCCGACGTGCGCGCAGGCGACTGGACGGTGGCGCCCGTGCCCGCGGACCTGCGCGACCGCCGCGTCGAGATCACCGGTCCCACCGACCCGAAGATGGCGATCAACGCCCTCAACTCAGGCGCGCGGGTGTGGCTCGCCGACCTCGAGGACGCCAACACCCCGCACTGGCGCAACGTCGTCGGCGGCCAGCTGACCCTGCGCGACGCCGTCCGAGGGCGCCTCGCCTTCACCTCGCCCGAGGGCAAGGAGTACGCCGTCGCCGACCCGGCGAGCACGCCGGTGGTCCTCCCCCGCCCCCGCGGCTGGCACTTCGACGAGGCCCACCTCACGGCCGACGGCCGCCCCGTGGTCGCGGCCCTGGTCGACTTCGGCCTGCACTTCTTCCACAACGCCCGCGAGCTGCTGGCCGCCGGGAGCGGGCCCTACTACTACCTGCCGAAGATGGAGTCGCACCTCGAGGCGCGTCTGTGGGACGACGTGTTCACCCACGCCGAGGCGGCGCTCGGGGTGCCGCACGGCTCGGTGCGGGCGACCGTCCTGATCGAGACCATCACCGCGGCCTTCGAGATGGACGAGATCCTCCACGAGCTGCGCGACCACGCGGCCGGGCTCAACGCCGGCCGCTGGGACTACCTGTTCAGCATCATCAAGAACTTCCGGGACGCGGGACCCGGCTTCACCCTGCCCGACCGCAACGCGGTGACCATGGCGGCGCCGATGATGACCGCCTACAGCGACCTGCTCGTGCAGACCTGCCACCGACGCGGCGCCTTCGCGATCGGCGGGATGGCTGCCTTCATCCCGAGCCGGCGCGACGCCGAGGTCAACGAGCGCGCCTTCGCCAAGGTGCGCGAGGACAAGACCCGCGAGGCCCGCGCCGGCTTCGACGGCTCGTGGGTGGCCCACCCCGACCTGGTGCCGCTGTGCGAGGAGGTCTTCGACGCCGTCCTCGACGAGCGGGACAACCAGCTCGACGTGCTCCGTGACGACGTGGCGGTCTCGGCCGCCGACCTGCTCGCCGTCGGTGAGACACCCGGTGAGCGCACCGAGGCGGGACTGCGCGGCAACGTGCGCATCGGCATGCAGTACCTCCACGCCTGGCTGTCGGGCAACGGCGCGGCAGGCATCGACAACCTCATGGAGGACGCTGCCACCGCCGAGATCTCCCGCTCGCAGGTGTGGCAGTGGGTCCACAACGGCGCCACCCTGGCCTCGGGCGAGGCGATCACGCGCGAGCTCGTCGAGCGGCTGGTCGCCGAGGAGCACGAGGCCCTCGGCGGTGCGGTCGACGACGACGCACGCCGGCTCTTCGTCGACTGCGCGCTGGGCGAGGACTTCCCCGACTTCCTCACCCTGCAGGCGTACGACGTCCTGCTGGCGCGGGGCGACTGA
- a CDS encoding guanine deaminase encodes MTIAPTSDARVVYRARAYDAPEDPFTTSGPAFRYDDDLGLAVSDDGVITDRGPFASVAASRPDAPVIDLRSGLLLPGLVDTHVHFPQVRVIGALGMPLLEWLERCALPEEERLASTSYAATVAGELVAGLVAAGTTTSLVFGSHFAPAMDALFAEAERFGLRMTSGLVVSDRVLPEPLLTTPERSHDEAVRLAGDWHGRGRLRYAVTPRFALSASDAILAACADVLAAVDGACFTSHVNENNAEVATVADQFPHRDHYVDTYDHHGLLGGCSVLAHNVHPTDAELDVLAARGTAVAYCPTSNAALGSGMFSLRRHVAAGVRVALGSDVGAGTGFSIFKEGLQAYFLQHLLGADGLPLAAGHLLHLSTAAGAAALGLGEVTGDLSPGKQFDAICVRPPVGTALDIGLRHAGSPEEALGKVFALAGDADVADVWVGGDQVASGGFVRPVSRPAPAGRRTPAG; translated from the coding sequence ATGACGATCGCCCCGACCAGCGACGCACGCGTCGTCTACCGGGCCCGCGCGTACGACGCTCCCGAGGACCCGTTCACCACGAGCGGCCCGGCCTTCCGCTACGACGACGACCTCGGGCTCGCCGTCTCCGACGACGGTGTGATCACCGACCGCGGCCCGTTCGCCTCGGTGGCCGCCTCACGCCCCGACGCGCCCGTCATCGACCTCCGGTCCGGCCTGCTGCTGCCCGGGCTGGTCGACACCCACGTCCACTTCCCCCAGGTGCGGGTGATCGGTGCCCTCGGCATGCCGCTGCTCGAGTGGCTCGAGCGGTGCGCCCTGCCGGAAGAGGAGCGCCTCGCCTCGACGTCGTACGCCGCCACGGTGGCCGGTGAGCTCGTGGCCGGTCTCGTCGCCGCGGGGACGACGACGTCGCTGGTCTTCGGGTCGCACTTCGCGCCGGCGATGGACGCCCTCTTCGCCGAGGCCGAGCGGTTCGGCCTGCGGATGACCAGCGGGCTCGTGGTCAGCGACCGCGTGCTGCCCGAGCCGTTGCTCACCACGCCCGAGCGCTCCCACGACGAGGCCGTCCGGCTGGCCGGGGACTGGCACGGCCGCGGCCGGCTCCGCTACGCCGTCACGCCGCGCTTCGCGCTCTCGGCCTCCGACGCGATCCTCGCAGCGTGCGCCGACGTCCTGGCCGCGGTCGACGGCGCCTGCTTCACCTCCCACGTGAACGAGAACAACGCCGAGGTCGCCACGGTCGCCGACCAGTTCCCGCACCGGGACCACTACGTCGACACCTACGACCACCACGGGCTGCTGGGTGGCTGCTCGGTGCTGGCGCACAACGTCCACCCGACCGACGCCGAGCTCGACGTGCTGGCGGCGCGGGGCACCGCGGTGGCCTACTGCCCGACGAGCAACGCCGCCCTCGGCTCGGGGATGTTCTCGCTGCGGCGCCACGTCGCGGCGGGCGTGCGCGTCGCGCTCGGCAGCGACGTCGGCGCAGGCACCGGGTTCTCGATCTTCAAGGAGGGCCTGCAGGCCTACTTCCTGCAGCACCTGCTCGGCGCCGACGGGCTGCCGCTGGCAGCGGGGCACCTGCTGCACCTCAGCACCGCGGCGGGCGCGGCGGCGCTGGGCCTCGGCGAGGTGACCGGCGACCTGAGCCCGGGCAAGCAGTTCGACGCGATCTGCGTGCGGCCGCCGGTCGGCACCGCGCTCGACATCGGGCTGCGGCACGCCGGGTCGCCGGAGGAGGCGCTCGGAAAGGTGTTCGCGCTCGCCGGTGACGCCGACGTCGCCGACGTGTGGGTCGGTGGCGACCAGGTCGCCTCCGGCGGGTTCGTCCGGCCGGTCAGTCGCCCCGCGCCAGCAGGACGTCGTACGCCTGCAGGGTGA
- the xdhC gene encoding xanthine dehydrogenase accessory protein XdhC encodes MHWLGAVERLREQRLAGVLVTIADVRGHAPRDAGAKMVVSATASWGSVGGGNLEETALARARAMLDDGTDAPEQLVLGLTDKARTDHGRQCCGGEVTLLLEPLPVVGSVAIFGVGHVGLQLARILAAHDVDLHLVDSRPGLLADERLALPADGEARVRVHHSPVPELALGAVPAGTHVLVMTHDHAEDFALCDAALRCTHLGSVGLIGSTAKWARFRTGLAVEGHDGATIDRIRCPIGLPGPSSKPPAAIAVSVAAELMDLLAADRARTDA; translated from the coding sequence GTGCACTGGCTGGGAGCGGTCGAGAGGCTGCGGGAGCAGCGGCTCGCCGGGGTGCTGGTCACGATCGCCGACGTCCGCGGGCACGCTCCCCGTGACGCCGGCGCCAAGATGGTGGTGTCTGCGACGGCGTCGTGGGGCAGCGTCGGGGGCGGCAACCTCGAGGAGACGGCGCTCGCCCGCGCCCGCGCGATGCTCGACGACGGGACCGACGCCCCGGAGCAGCTCGTCCTCGGCCTCACCGACAAGGCGCGCACCGACCACGGTCGCCAGTGCTGCGGCGGCGAGGTCACCCTGCTGCTCGAGCCGCTGCCGGTGGTGGGGTCCGTGGCGATCTTCGGCGTCGGCCACGTCGGGCTCCAGCTCGCGCGGATCCTGGCGGCCCACGACGTCGACCTCCACCTCGTCGACTCCCGCCCGGGCCTGCTCGCCGACGAGCGCCTGGCGTTGCCGGCCGACGGGGAGGCGCGGGTGCGGGTCCACCACTCGCCGGTCCCCGAGCTGGCGCTCGGGGCGGTCCCGGCCGGCACCCACGTCCTCGTGATGACCCACGACCACGCCGAGGACTTCGCCCTCTGCGACGCCGCCCTGCGCTGCACCCACCTCGGGTCGGTCGGGCTGATCGGCTCGACCGCCAAGTGGGCCCGCTTCCGCACCGGCCTCGCGGTGGAGGGTCACGACGGGGCCACGATCGACCGCATCCGGTGTCCCATCGGGTTGCCCGGTCCCTCCTCCAAGCCGCCGGCCGCGATCGCCGTCTCGGTGGCCGCCGAGCTGATGGACCTCCTGGCCGCCGACCGGGCGCGGACCGACGCATGA
- the xdhB gene encoding xanthine dehydrogenase molybdopterin binding subunit codes for MSHLSERPDDAVVGLALPHESAALHVTGHALYTDDLVHRTPHVLHAHPVCSPHPHARVTRVDTSAALTVPGVVRVLTAEDVPGTNDAGVKHDEPLFPDVVMFVGHAVCWVLGDTLEAARVGAAAVEVDYEPLPAIVSLTEAIDAEHFQGGRPVVARGDVEAGLAGATHVFSGVTEMAGQEHFYLETHASLTLVDEGGQVFVQSSTQHPSETQEIVAHVLGLDSHHVTVQCLRMGGGFGGKEMQPHGFAAVAALGAVLTGRPVRLRLSRTHDMTMTGKRHGFHAQWRVGFDDDGRLTALEATLTSDGGWSLDLSEPVLARALCHVDNAYWIPHVLVHGRVARTHKTSQTAFRGFGGPQGMLVVEDILGRCAPLLGIDPVDLRRRNFYVDGQATPYGQVVRHPERLAAAWEQVLASGDVVRRRAEVAAFNAAHAHRKRGLAVTPVKFGISFNFTAFNQAGALVHVYKDGSVLINHGGTEMGQGLHTKMLQVAATTLGVPLAKVRVAPTRTDKVPNTSATAASSSSDLNGGAVKDACEQVLARLREVDAGRGLAWEELVREAYFSRVQLWAAGFYRTEGIHWDSTQMSGHPFKYFAYGVAAAEVEVDGFTGAHRTRRVDIVHDVGDSLSPLVDLGQVEGGFVQGVGWLTMEDLRWDESDGPARGRLTTQSASTYKLPSLGELPDELHVALLEHAHEDGAVYGSKAVGEPPLMLAFAVREALREAVGAFGPEGASVELASPATPEAVFWAAERARGAAPDRVVEGLPGVQPDRPDPAAPALHPRSEQAARAAGEA; via the coding sequence GTGAGCCACCTGTCCGAGCGCCCCGACGACGCGGTCGTCGGCCTCGCCCTGCCCCACGAGAGCGCGGCCCTGCACGTCACCGGCCACGCGCTCTACACCGACGACCTGGTGCACCGCACGCCCCACGTCCTGCACGCCCATCCGGTCTGCTCGCCCCACCCGCACGCCCGGGTCACCCGGGTCGACACCTCCGCGGCCCTGACCGTCCCGGGAGTCGTCCGGGTGCTGACCGCCGAGGACGTGCCCGGCACCAACGACGCGGGCGTGAAGCACGACGAGCCGCTGTTCCCCGACGTCGTGATGTTCGTCGGGCACGCCGTCTGCTGGGTCCTGGGCGACACCCTCGAGGCCGCCCGCGTCGGCGCGGCCGCGGTCGAGGTCGACTACGAGCCGCTCCCCGCGATCGTGTCGCTGACCGAGGCGATCGACGCCGAGCACTTCCAGGGCGGCCGACCCGTCGTGGCCCGGGGCGACGTCGAGGCGGGCCTGGCGGGGGCGACCCACGTCTTCAGCGGCGTCACGGAGATGGCGGGCCAGGAGCACTTCTACCTCGAGACCCATGCCTCGCTCACCCTCGTCGACGAGGGTGGCCAGGTGTTCGTGCAGAGCAGCACGCAGCACCCGAGCGAGACGCAGGAGATCGTGGCCCACGTGCTCGGCCTCGACAGCCACCACGTGACCGTGCAGTGCCTGCGGATGGGCGGAGGCTTCGGCGGCAAGGAGATGCAGCCGCACGGCTTCGCGGCCGTCGCCGCGCTGGGTGCCGTCCTCACCGGCCGACCCGTGCGCCTGCGCCTGAGCCGCACCCACGACATGACGATGACCGGCAAGCGGCACGGCTTCCACGCGCAGTGGCGGGTCGGCTTCGACGACGACGGACGGCTGACCGCGCTCGAGGCGACGCTGACCTCCGACGGGGGCTGGAGCCTCGACCTCAGCGAGCCGGTGCTGGCGAGGGCGCTGTGCCACGTCGACAACGCCTACTGGATCCCGCACGTGCTCGTCCACGGCCGGGTGGCGCGCACCCACAAGACGTCCCAGACCGCGTTCCGCGGCTTCGGCGGACCGCAGGGGATGCTGGTGGTCGAGGACATCCTCGGCCGCTGTGCCCCGCTGCTCGGGATCGACCCGGTCGACCTGCGCCGGCGCAACTTCTACGTGGACGGCCAGGCCACCCCCTACGGGCAGGTGGTCCGCCACCCCGAGCGACTGGCCGCCGCGTGGGAGCAGGTGCTCGCCAGCGGCGACGTCGTACGCCGTCGTGCGGAGGTGGCGGCCTTCAACGCCGCTCACGCGCACCGCAAGCGCGGCCTCGCGGTGACGCCGGTGAAGTTCGGCATCTCCTTCAACTTCACGGCCTTCAACCAGGCCGGTGCACTGGTGCACGTCTACAAGGACGGGTCGGTGCTGATCAACCACGGTGGCACCGAGATGGGCCAGGGGCTGCACACGAAGATGCTCCAGGTCGCGGCCACCACCCTCGGCGTACCCCTCGCGAAGGTCCGTGTGGCACCCACCCGCACCGACAAGGTGCCCAACACGTCCGCGACCGCGGCGAGCTCCAGCAGCGACCTCAACGGCGGCGCGGTCAAGGACGCCTGCGAGCAGGTCCTGGCGCGCCTGCGCGAGGTCGACGCGGGGCGCGGCCTGGCGTGGGAGGAGCTGGTCCGCGAGGCCTACTTCAGCCGGGTGCAGCTGTGGGCGGCCGGCTTCTACCGCACCGAGGGCATCCACTGGGACTCCACGCAGATGAGCGGCCACCCGTTCAAGTACTTCGCCTACGGCGTCGCTGCGGCTGAGGTCGAGGTCGACGGCTTCACCGGCGCCCACCGCACCCGGCGGGTCGACATCGTGCACGACGTCGGCGACAGCCTGTCCCCGCTCGTCGACCTCGGCCAGGTCGAGGGCGGCTTCGTGCAGGGAGTGGGCTGGCTGACGATGGAGGACCTGCGCTGGGACGAGTCCGACGGTCCCGCGCGCGGCCGGCTCACCACGCAGTCCGCCAGCACCTACAAGCTCCCGAGCCTGGGCGAGCTGCCCGATGAGCTCCACGTCGCCCTGCTCGAGCACGCGCACGAGGACGGCGCGGTCTACGGCTCGAAGGCGGTCGGTGAGCCTCCGCTCATGCTGGCGTTCGCGGTGCGTGAGGCGTTGCGCGAGGCGGTCGGGGCCTTCGGACCGGAGGGCGCCAGCGTCGAGCTCGCCTCCCCGGCCACGCCCGAGGCGGTCTTCTGGGCGGCGGAGCGCGCCCGGGGCGCGGCCCCCGACCGCGTCGTCGAGGGCCTGCCAGGTGTACAGCCCGACCGGCCGGACCCGGCGGCGCCGGCCCTCCACCCCCGGTCCGAGCAGGCGGCCCGCGCGGCGGGGGAGGCCTGA
- a CDS encoding xanthine dehydrogenase small subunit: protein MPDPQVTVNGQPRPLAGTPIHTNALDFLRGLGLTGAKEGCAEGECGACAVMVARPEGAGSRWTPVNACLVPALALDGQEVVTAEGLGTPEQLHPVQAGLAAAGGSQCGYCTPGFACSMAAEYYRPDREAGADGFDLHAIAGNLCRCTGYRPIRDAARALGGPAPADPLAERQANPAPAAVATRVDGFARPADLADALTLLADHPDAVVVAGSTDWGVEANLRGRRAAYVVAVDRLPELRGISTDGPVEIGAALTLSEVEAALGDTVPLLAEVWPLFASPLIRNGATIGGNLATASPIGDLAPALLALDATLLLASTTGDREVALADFFTGYRTTVLRPAELVRAVRVPTPLAAHTTFRKVAKRRYDDISSVAVAAALDVVDGTVVRARIGLGGVAATPLRARATEAALEGRPWTQETVEAASSVLAGEGTPIDDQRASAAYRSAMLGNALRAWWDEAWDEARDEARDEEGSA, encoded by the coding sequence GTGCCGGATCCGCAGGTCACCGTCAACGGGCAGCCGCGCCCGCTCGCCGGGACGCCCATCCACACCAACGCGCTCGACTTCCTGCGCGGCCTCGGTCTCACAGGCGCCAAGGAGGGCTGTGCGGAGGGCGAGTGCGGCGCCTGCGCCGTGATGGTCGCCCGCCCCGAGGGGGCCGGCAGCCGCTGGACGCCGGTCAACGCCTGCCTGGTGCCGGCCCTCGCGCTCGACGGGCAGGAGGTCGTCACCGCGGAGGGGCTCGGCACGCCCGAGCAGCTGCACCCGGTCCAGGCCGGGCTCGCCGCCGCTGGCGGCTCCCAGTGCGGCTACTGCACGCCAGGGTTCGCCTGCTCGATGGCGGCGGAGTACTACCGGCCCGACCGCGAGGCAGGGGCCGACGGGTTCGACCTGCATGCGATCGCCGGCAACCTCTGCCGATGCACCGGCTACCGCCCGATCCGCGACGCGGCCCGCGCCCTCGGTGGTCCCGCACCCGCGGACCCTCTGGCCGAGCGGCAGGCGAACCCCGCGCCCGCGGCGGTGGCGACCCGGGTCGACGGGTTCGCCCGTCCCGCCGACCTCGCCGATGCGCTCACGCTCCTGGCCGACCACCCCGACGCCGTGGTCGTCGCCGGGTCGACCGACTGGGGCGTGGAGGCCAACCTGCGCGGTCGCCGAGCGGCGTACGTCGTCGCTGTCGACCGGCTGCCGGAGCTGCGCGGGATCTCGACCGACGGCCCGGTCGAGATCGGTGCCGCGCTGACCCTGAGCGAGGTCGAGGCGGCGCTCGGCGACACCGTGCCGCTGCTCGCGGAGGTCTGGCCGCTCTTCGCCTCGCCGCTGATCCGCAACGGCGCCACGATCGGCGGCAACCTCGCGACGGCGTCGCCGATCGGTGACCTCGCGCCCGCCCTGCTCGCCCTCGACGCGACGCTGCTGCTCGCCTCGACCACCGGTGACCGGGAGGTCGCGCTGGCCGACTTCTTCACCGGCTACCGCACGACCGTGCTGCGGCCCGCGGAGCTCGTCCGGGCCGTCCGGGTGCCGACCCCACTCGCCGCACACACCACGTTCCGCAAGGTCGCCAAGCGGCGCTACGACGACATCTCCAGCGTCGCCGTCGCGGCCGCCCTCGACGTCGTCGACGGCACGGTCGTGAGGGCCCGCATCGGCCTCGGCGGCGTCGCCGCCACGCCCCTGCGCGCCCGTGCCACCGAGGCTGCCCTCGAGGGACGGCCGTGGACGCAGGAGACGGTCGAGGCGGCCTCCTCCGTGCTCGCGGGGGAGGGCACGCCGATCGACGACCAGCGTGCCAGTGCGGCCTACCGCTCGGCGATGCTGGGCAACGCCCTGAGGGCCTGGTGGGACGAGGCGTGGGACGAGGCGCGGGACGAGGCGCGGGACGAGGAGGGGTCGGCGTGA
- a CDS encoding bifunctional allantoicase/(S)-ureidoglycine aminohydrolase: MTYWVPRGGLPPQTDLTTGQSGRAVFTEAYAVLPRGTMTDIVASRLPHWDDTRLWVIARPLSGFAETFSWYVVEVAPGGGTERPDDDPDAESVLFVVGGRATLTVGDETHGLEPGSYAFVPPGTTWTLRSDGADAEPLTFHWIRKAYERVDGIEVPEPFVVHEDDVAAEPMPDTDGAWGTQRFVDPLDVRHDMHVNIVGFEPGGAIPFPETHVMEHGLYVLEGKAVYLLNQDWVEVEAGDFMWLRAFCPQACYAGGPGRFRYLLYKDVNRHPRLHPTSGPI; the protein is encoded by the coding sequence ATGACGTACTGGGTCCCGAGGGGCGGGCTGCCGCCGCAGACCGACCTGACCACCGGCCAGTCCGGTCGGGCGGTCTTCACCGAGGCGTACGCCGTGCTCCCGCGCGGCACCATGACCGACATCGTCGCCAGCCGCCTGCCGCACTGGGACGACACCCGGCTCTGGGTGATCGCCCGGCCGCTGTCCGGCTTCGCCGAGACCTTCTCGTGGTACGTCGTGGAGGTGGCGCCCGGTGGCGGGACCGAGCGGCCCGACGACGACCCCGACGCGGAGTCCGTGCTCTTCGTCGTGGGCGGGCGGGCCACGCTGACCGTCGGTGACGAGACCCACGGGCTCGAGCCCGGCAGCTACGCGTTCGTGCCGCCCGGAACGACCTGGACGCTGCGCAGCGACGGGGCCGATGCCGAGCCGCTGACCTTCCACTGGATCCGCAAGGCCTACGAGCGGGTCGACGGCATCGAGGTGCCCGAGCCGTTCGTCGTGCACGAGGACGACGTCGCGGCCGAGCCGATGCCCGACACCGACGGCGCGTGGGGCACCCAGCGCTTCGTCGACCCGCTCGACGTGCGGCACGACATGCACGTCAACATCGTCGGCTTCGAGCCCGGGGGAGCGATCCCGTTCCCGGAGACCCACGTGATGGAGCACGGCCTCTACGTCCTCGAGGGCAAGGCGGTCTACCTGCTCAACCAGGACTGGGTCGAGGTGGAGGCGGGCGACTTCATGTGGCTGCGCGCCTTCTGCCCCCAGGCCTGCTACGCCGGCGGGCCCGGCCGTTTCCGCTACCTGCTCTACAAGGACGTCAACCGGCACCCGCGGCTGCACCCGACGTCGGGCCCGATCTGA